One region of Paucibacter aquatile genomic DNA includes:
- a CDS encoding site-specific recombinase has protein sequence MMGGSLRRAPSWDLTALLNAADPRAELAARNLWLARLLEWLRHPPSREEERERSGSSLLPVLRLKHLLNVLERNPEHAQAVRLLLNSIWRDIDASGLFADVGFAPRVALWAEFQHRLQQRLLPRTADTRDLAELFGLLFPEDSDEQWLLALDEPLLQRLAALLNPALPAASETSAAPDTKPQWREAMLRGLTVLVSSVRAAGLSGPLRKRMSSELLADQPFEQLAGACDQLIQALRSGDAARSGQALQLLRALLDVCQRAAASVPEHLEAYGVSVDIVFAVEQMLARVQRIEALLDCLGAEQSPRELARLLAGLVRVGHERRSIRTLFSHHYSLLARKVAERSAETGEHYITRSREDYRQMLRHAAGGGAIIAGTTFAKFMVMALGLTAFWAGFWSGVNYAASFVIIHLLHWTVATKQPAMTAPAMAAKLQHINTPEGLSSFVDEVAHLLRSQIAGILGNLAVVAPVVLGVQLLSGLVMGAPLVGEKNAHYVLHSLSLLGPSPLFAAFTGVLLFASSLIAGWVENWFVLHRVDAAIAWNPGLIARLGQARAQRWAAWWRGNVSGLAANISLGLMLGLVPALLSFIGLPIEVRHVTLSTGQLAAAVGALGFEVLQQPAFWWCVAGIALTGVLNLGVSFYLALRVALRSRGIQLADQALLRRSIWQRFRAQPRSFFLPPKD, from the coding sequence ATGATGGGGGGCTCGCTGCGCCGCGCGCCGAGCTGGGACCTGACCGCCCTGCTCAACGCCGCCGATCCGCGCGCCGAACTGGCCGCACGCAATCTCTGGCTGGCCCGGCTGCTCGAATGGCTGCGCCACCCGCCCAGCCGCGAAGAAGAACGCGAGCGCAGCGGCAGCAGCCTGCTGCCCGTGCTGCGGCTCAAGCACCTGCTCAATGTGCTGGAGCGCAACCCCGAGCATGCTCAGGCGGTGCGCCTGCTGCTCAACTCGATCTGGCGCGACATCGACGCCAGCGGCCTGTTCGCCGACGTCGGCTTTGCGCCGCGTGTGGCGCTCTGGGCCGAGTTCCAGCACCGCCTGCAGCAGCGCCTGCTGCCGCGCACGGCCGACACCCGCGATCTGGCCGAGCTGTTCGGCCTGCTCTTCCCCGAAGACAGCGATGAGCAATGGCTGCTGGCCCTGGACGAGCCCCTGCTGCAGCGCCTGGCCGCCCTGCTGAACCCGGCCCTGCCCGCCGCCAGCGAGACCAGCGCCGCGCCCGACACCAAGCCGCAGTGGCGCGAAGCCATGCTGCGCGGCCTGACCGTTCTGGTAAGCAGCGTGCGCGCGGCCGGTCTCTCGGGCCCCTTGCGCAAGCGCATGAGCTCCGAGCTGCTGGCCGATCAACCGTTTGAACAACTGGCCGGCGCCTGCGACCAGCTGATCCAGGCCCTGCGCAGCGGCGACGCGGCGCGCAGCGGCCAGGCCCTGCAGCTGCTGCGCGCCCTGCTCGATGTCTGCCAGCGCGCTGCGGCCAGCGTGCCTGAGCATCTGGAGGCCTACGGCGTGTCGGTGGACATCGTCTTTGCCGTGGAGCAGATGCTGGCGCGCGTGCAGCGCATCGAGGCCTTGCTGGACTGCCTGGGCGCCGAGCAAAGCCCGCGCGAGCTGGCCCGGCTGCTGGCCGGCCTGGTGCGCGTGGGCCATGAGCGGCGCAGCATCCGCACCCTGTTCTCGCACCACTACTCGCTGCTGGCCCGCAAGGTGGCCGAGCGCAGCGCCGAGACCGGCGAGCACTACATCACCCGCAGCCGCGAGGACTACCGCCAGATGCTGCGCCACGCGGCCGGCGGCGGCGCCATCATCGCCGGCACCACCTTCGCCAAATTCATGGTCATGGCCCTGGGCCTGACCGCCTTCTGGGCCGGCTTCTGGTCGGGCGTGAACTACGCCGCCAGCTTCGTCATCATCCACCTGCTGCACTGGACGGTGGCCACCAAGCAGCCGGCCATGACGGCGCCGGCCATGGCCGCCAAGCTGCAGCACATCAACACGCCGGAGGGCCTGAGCAGCTTTGTCGATGAGGTAGCGCATCTGCTGCGCTCGCAGATCGCCGGCATCCTGGGCAATCTGGCCGTGGTGGCGCCGGTGGTGCTGGGCGTGCAGCTGCTCAGCGGCCTCGTGATGGGCGCGCCCCTGGTGGGCGAAAAGAATGCGCACTACGTGCTGCATTCGCTCAGCCTGCTCGGCCCCTCGCCCCTGTTCGCGGCCTTCACCGGCGTGCTGCTGTTCGCCAGCAGCCTGATCGCCGGCTGGGTGGAAAACTGGTTCGTGCTGCACCGCGTGGACGCCGCCATCGCCTGGAACCCAGGACTGATCGCCCGCCTGGGCCAGGCGCGTGCGCAGCGCTGGGCGGCCTGGTGGCGCGGCAATGTCTCGGGCCTGGCGGCCAATATCTCGCTGGGCCTGATGTTGGGCCTGGTGCCGGCCCTGCTGTCCTTCATCGGCCTGCCCATCGAGGTGCGCCACGTGACCCTGTCCACCGGCCAGCTGGCCGCGGCCGTGGGTGCGCTGGGATTTGAGGTGCTGCAGCAGCCGGCGTTCTGGTGGTGCGTGGCCGGCATCGCGCTGACCGGTGTGCTGAACCTGGGCGTCAGCTTCTACCTGGCCCTGCGTGTGGCGCTGCGCTCACGCGGCATTCAGCTGGCCGACCAGGCCTTGCTGCGCCGCTCGATCTGGCAGCGCTTCCGGGCGCAGCCGCGCAGCTTCTTCCTGCCGCCCAAGGACTGA
- a CDS encoding VOC family protein: protein MLDHMTFRVRDIAQAKAFYAAALAPLGYTLALEGNFGANIVGFGHPDSSEPEGKRTDVWFIDGPSPYGGPEATMGCHLCWRAASRAEVDAFYAAAIAAGGRDNGAPGLRPHYHPNYYGAFVIDPEGNNIEAVCHRPE from the coding sequence ATGCTGGACCACATGACCTTCCGCGTGCGTGACATCGCCCAAGCCAAAGCCTTTTACGCCGCCGCGCTGGCGCCGCTGGGCTACACCCTGGCGCTGGAGGGCAATTTCGGCGCCAACATCGTCGGCTTCGGCCATCCGGATTCCAGCGAGCCCGAGGGCAAGCGCACCGATGTCTGGTTCATCGACGGCCCGTCGCCCTACGGCGGCCCGGAGGCGACCATGGGCTGCCACCTTTGCTGGCGCGCCGCCAGCCGTGCCGAGGTCGATGCCTTCTACGCCGCCGCCATCGCCGCCGGTGGCCGCGACAACGGCGCGCCGGGCCTGCGCCCGCATTACCACCCGAACTACTACGGGGCCTTCGTCATCGACCCCGAGGGCAACAATATCGAGGCGGTCTGCCACCGCCCCGAGTGA
- a CDS encoding fasciclin domain-containing protein — translation MLNWLIDPTRLARMARSELLPRDSACVSPRPSAPVEAPRLDRWRAAVHLAGMEHALDPTASQGQLSLLVPEDTAFAAFEAELEQSGSNWAAFCEDRVALRRWLLGHVLPQPCTAQALRSHRGAALDTLGAHALRLAPASDSLAAPALLDARGRRAQLLSSRQTGPQRHLHVIDRVLQPATQGLLDLLAQNPEHRDFLAALCSTGLDALLAGSGPFTVLAPSNAGMARLAPRLGLRERELARQPELLRQVLLQHLLPGDCPESDLPWGGQLRTAAGEALSFSALGLLGEGEQLQPLLPSSDQIARNGRLHQVEQLLIPPSLQDEHEASAAADKLTAIPLPLWRAPPCAPRSHAH, via the coding sequence ATGTTGAACTGGCTCATCGATCCCACCCGCCTGGCACGCATGGCACGCAGCGAGCTGCTGCCCCGCGACAGCGCCTGCGTGTCGCCGCGCCCTTCGGCCCCGGTTGAGGCACCGCGCCTCGATCGCTGGCGCGCCGCGGTGCATCTGGCCGGCATGGAGCACGCGCTGGACCCGACTGCCAGCCAGGGCCAGCTCAGCCTGCTGGTGCCCGAGGACACCGCCTTTGCCGCCTTCGAGGCCGAGTTGGAGCAAAGCGGCAGCAACTGGGCCGCGTTCTGCGAAGACCGCGTCGCCCTGCGCCGCTGGCTGCTCGGTCATGTGTTGCCCCAGCCCTGCACAGCGCAAGCACTGCGCAGCCACCGCGGCGCGGCGCTGGACACCCTGGGCGCCCATGCCCTGCGCCTGGCCCCCGCCTCCGACAGCCTGGCAGCGCCTGCCCTGCTCGACGCCCGCGGCCGCCGCGCCCAGCTGCTGAGCAGCCGCCAAACCGGGCCGCAGCGCCATCTGCATGTGATCGACCGGGTGTTGCAGCCAGCGACGCAGGGCCTGCTGGATCTGCTCGCCCAGAACCCCGAGCACCGCGATTTCCTGGCCGCCCTGTGCAGCACTGGCCTGGACGCCCTGCTGGCCGGCAGCGGCCCCTTCACGGTGCTCGCGCCCAGCAACGCCGGCATGGCACGCCTGGCCCCGCGGCTGGGCCTGCGCGAGCGCGAGCTGGCGCGCCAGCCGGAGCTGCTGCGCCAGGTCTTGCTGCAACACCTGCTGCCGGGTGACTGCCCCGAGAGCGATTTGCCCTGGGGCGGCCAGTTGCGCACCGCGGCCGGCGAGGCCTTGAGTTTCAGTGCCCTGGGCCTGCTGGGCGAAGGCGAACAGCTCCAGCCCCTGCTGCCCAGCAGTGACCAGATTGCCCGCAACGGCCGCTTGCATCAGGTGGAGCAGCTGCTGATCCCGCCCTCGCTGCAGGACGAACACGAAGCCAGCGCTGCCGCCGACAAGCTGACGGCGATCCCGCTGCCGCTCTGGCGAGCGCCGCCTTGCGCGCCGCGCAGCCACGCGCACTGA
- a CDS encoding fasciclin domain-containing protein produces MSLINWLKPWILLGSAALMLSACGGGDDPAPPPKPEPTLVDVAKADARFSILVEAVVAADLATTLSGAGPFTVFAPTNDAFAALLAELGVTKEQLLANKDLLKTVLTYHVLPARVAKAAVPAGKAITTVQGGIFKVDAVASDLVITDGRNRKAKITATDVAGSNGLIHVIDKVILPANKNLVETAIATPDLSILVEAVVAADLGATLSGTGPFTVFAPTNAAFAALLTELGVTKAELLANKPLLTKVLTYHVISGRVLKADVAIGTAVNTVQGESLTVDANLDITDRNGRKARITATDVMTSNGVVHLIDKVILPKQ; encoded by the coding sequence ATGTCCCTCATCAATTGGCTGAAACCTTGGATCCTGCTGGGCTCTGCCGCCCTGATGCTGAGCGCCTGCGGCGGCGGCGATGACCCTGCACCGCCACCCAAGCCGGAACCGACCCTGGTCGACGTGGCCAAGGCCGATGCGCGCTTCAGCATCCTGGTCGAAGCGGTGGTCGCCGCCGACCTGGCCACCACCTTGTCGGGCGCCGGCCCCTTCACCGTCTTTGCGCCAACCAACGACGCCTTCGCCGCCCTGCTGGCCGAGCTGGGCGTCACCAAGGAACAGTTGCTGGCCAACAAAGACCTGCTCAAGACGGTGCTGACCTACCACGTGCTGCCCGCCCGCGTCGCCAAAGCCGCGGTGCCAGCCGGCAAGGCGATCACCACCGTGCAGGGCGGCATCTTCAAGGTCGATGCCGTGGCCAGTGACCTGGTGATCACCGACGGCCGCAACCGCAAGGCCAAGATCACCGCCACCGATGTGGCTGGCAGCAACGGCCTGATCCACGTGATCGACAAAGTGATCCTGCCCGCCAACAAGAACCTGGTGGAAACGGCGATCGCCACGCCCGATCTGAGCATACTGGTCGAAGCCGTGGTCGCCGCCGACCTGGGCGCCACCCTCAGCGGCACCGGACCCTTCACCGTCTTCGCACCGACCAACGCGGCCTTCGCCGCGCTGCTGACCGAGCTGGGCGTCACCAAGGCCGAACTGCTGGCCAACAAGCCGCTGCTCACCAAGGTGCTGACCTACCACGTGATTTCGGGCCGCGTGCTCAAGGCCGATGTGGCGATCGGTACCGCCGTCAACACCGTGCAAGGCGAGAGCCTGACGGTGGACGCCAACCTCGACATCACCGACCGCAACGGCCGCAAAGCCCGCATCACCGCCACCGACGTGATGACCAGCAACGGCGTCGTTCACCTGATCGACAAGGTCATCCTGCCCAAGCAGTGA
- the mltA gene encoding murein transglycosylase A, with translation MASASNAWCERLQQGTAAAILGLLAACSSTPLPPATPPVPGSKTSAPSDPSGASSASSPERARLVLQRERSRWVAVDWSELPGWGEDRAAELWPALLQGCARPAAGWAELCARAALASPGDDHEVTLWLMQHLQAFRVESPEGETQGLLTGYFEPMLDATRKPLGGYQVPVHAAPPDLQQRRPYFSRQQLEGEQRQRLRGLELAYLDDPLDLLVLQIQGSGRLRVKSHLNDENGSWVRLAFAGHNDHPYQSIGKLLIERGELRPGEASWPAIRDWLRRNPQQAREVLWSNPRYVFFREEPLADPNIGPRGAQGVPLTPGRSVAVDRGSIPYGTALWLEAGDPLQSGNSPLRRLVMAQDTGSAITGAVRADFFWGWGRDAEAQAGRMKQPLRLWALWPRRSLGP, from the coding sequence ATGGCGTCGGCCTCGAATGCGTGGTGTGAGCGGCTGCAGCAGGGCACAGCCGCCGCGATTCTAGGGCTGCTGGCGGCCTGCTCGAGCACGCCGCTGCCACCGGCCACACCGCCCGTCCCCGGCAGCAAAACCTCCGCCCCCAGCGACCCGAGCGGAGCCAGCAGCGCCAGCAGCCCCGAGCGCGCGCGCCTGGTGCTGCAGCGCGAGCGCTCGCGCTGGGTCGCGGTGGACTGGAGCGAGCTGCCCGGCTGGGGCGAAGACCGCGCGGCCGAGCTCTGGCCGGCGCTGCTGCAGGGCTGCGCGCGGCCGGCGGCCGGCTGGGCCGAGCTCTGCGCCCGCGCCGCACTGGCCTCGCCGGGCGATGACCACGAGGTCACGCTGTGGCTGATGCAGCACCTGCAGGCCTTTCGCGTCGAATCGCCCGAGGGCGAGACGCAAGGCCTGCTGACCGGCTACTTTGAACCCATGCTGGACGCCACGCGCAAGCCGCTGGGCGGCTACCAGGTGCCCGTGCATGCCGCACCGCCCGATCTGCAGCAGCGGCGCCCCTACTTCAGCCGCCAGCAGCTCGAAGGCGAGCAGCGCCAGCGCCTGCGCGGCCTGGAGCTGGCTTATCTGGACGACCCGCTGGACCTGCTGGTCCTGCAGATCCAGGGCTCGGGCCGGCTGCGGGTAAAGAGCCACCTCAATGACGAGAACGGCAGCTGGGTGCGCCTGGCCTTCGCCGGCCACAACGACCACCCGTATCAATCGATCGGCAAGCTCTTGATCGAGCGCGGCGAGCTGCGCCCCGGCGAGGCGTCCTGGCCGGCCATCCGCGACTGGCTGCGGCGCAACCCGCAGCAGGCCCGCGAGGTGCTGTGGAGCAACCCGCGCTATGTCTTCTTCCGTGAGGAGCCCCTGGCCGACCCCAACATCGGCCCGCGCGGCGCCCAGGGCGTGCCGCTGACACCCGGCCGCTCGGTCGCGGTGGACCGCGGCAGCATCCCCTACGGCACCGCCCTCTGGCTGGAAGCCGGCGATCCGCTGCAAAGCGGCAACTCGCCGCTGCGCCGCCTGGTCATGGCCCAGGACACCGGCAGCGCCATCACCGGCGCTGTGCGCGCCGACTTCTTCTGGGGCTGGGGCCGCGACGCCGAAGCGCAAGCCGGCCGCATGAAGCAGCCGCTGCGCCTGTGGGCGCTGTGGCCGCGTAGGAGCTTAGGCCCTTGA
- a CDS encoding fasciclin domain-containing protein, whose product MKHFIAITALSLSALSAQAKDIVDTAVAAGNFKTLATALQAAGLVDTLKGKGPFTVFAPTDEAFAKVPKADLEALLKDKAKLTAVLTYHVVPGKVMAKDVKAGKVKTVQGSELTIGTTGGVTVDKAKVTATDIAADNGVIHVIDSVIMPK is encoded by the coding sequence ATGAAGCACTTCATCGCCATCACCGCCCTGAGCCTGAGCGCCCTGTCTGCCCAAGCCAAGGACATCGTCGACACCGCGGTCGCCGCCGGCAACTTCAAGACCCTGGCCACCGCCCTGCAAGCGGCCGGTCTGGTCGACACGCTCAAGGGCAAGGGCCCCTTCACCGTCTTCGCCCCGACCGACGAAGCCTTCGCCAAGGTGCCCAAGGCCGATCTGGAAGCCCTGCTGAAGGACAAGGCCAAGCTGACCGCCGTGCTGACCTACCACGTCGTGCCGGGCAAGGTCATGGCCAAGGACGTCAAGGCCGGCAAGGTCAAGACCGTGCAAGGCAGTGAGCTGACCATCGGCACCACGGGCGGCGTCACGGTCGACAAGGCCAAGGTCACCGCCACCGACATCGCCGCTGACAACGGCGTGATCCACGTCATCGACAGCGTGATCATGCCCAAGTAA
- the apaG gene encoding Co2+/Mg2+ efflux protein ApaG, with the protein MPKPQFKCSALVQVLPEQTDVAQDLYAFSYTITIENTGDISAQLIGRHWHIVDARGHEQEVHGLAVVGHQPLLAPGQSFQYSSWAQIATPQGSMRGRFLCATENAEVFYAEVPEFLLAESGALH; encoded by the coding sequence ATGCCCAAGCCTCAGTTCAAATGCTCCGCGCTCGTGCAAGTCCTGCCCGAACAGACCGATGTCGCGCAAGACCTGTACGCCTTCAGCTACACGATCACGATCGAGAACACCGGCGACATCAGCGCCCAGCTGATCGGCCGGCATTGGCACATCGTTGATGCCCGCGGCCATGAGCAGGAAGTCCATGGCCTGGCGGTCGTGGGCCACCAGCCCCTGCTGGCACCGGGCCAGAGCTTCCAGTACAGCTCCTGGGCGCAGATCGCCACGCCGCAAGGCAGCATGCGCGGCCGCTTCCTCTGCGCCACCGAGAACGCCGAAGTGTTCTACGCCGAGGTGCCCGAGTTCCTGCTCGCCGAAAGCGGCGCCCTGCATTGA
- a CDS encoding protein kinase family protein, translated as MPATGNALLILSEPGDPVGDGRGKVLSYDPRTAEFTVTGTERLVQVKVLGDQPWIGEFQLPTSGGPLVPGTYANLTSRVNEANPNGTQSWGPEPVLRNCTSPTGFIKILDAGYSGGQLTRLNLEFEQRCTALTGSLKGRLRWDASDRTEPPAPPPPSDGLWRAPASSVPSAGNYVYLEGGTGKNLSSGANFLYTPENALIRLSAAGRNLRFLVDGDLHWIGAFSGISPRNQVQIGHYPYLLEEQRNNPAKGALKWYQPTTSCPDKLGSSINSSNIEGWVAVDALKYAGDRLQFIEMRFEQRCVHSPNSPALRGQVRWTAADDRLPPAPAIVPAGLWTPPSSQLPTTGSYAYLTSEAGDWIGAGETTTLTPANHTFEVFESNGRIEVHIGGADGWHGIFEGPAFWGAPRAGYYPNLLKFTYGNPAKGGLSWSSPGRGCPSKGWFAIDSISYSHKVLRSLDLRFEHGCEGSAAVSRGKVNWVSNDPVLQAGRVDPVPAAPTRPPAPVPPARGSYILLEGGDDDYVGAGRRYLYTQANAQLKFLRNNRELSFWVNGDDRWSGQFLVPVNQTLKEGAVRFDRVASAAVEPDVAGLHWSGAGRGCTSVDRGSWSVEGLKWSGEQVLSADLAFVQYCAGAQSPLKGWIHWETPEPIKPDDPVYPPPADLWQLPESLRPASGTYLFLHSPSGAFIGDGQNRVLTPDNSSFKLQPYLTGFELQMQEGSRFWMLRALPIGSGPFKPGLYAGVLGSTDANPARGGFDFGGDSKACNSPQGWFVIDSISYAGSEPSAIEMRFEMSCEMRSMPVHGQLRWRR; from the coding sequence TTGCCTGCCACCGGCAATGCCTTGCTCATCCTGAGCGAGCCCGGGGATCCTGTCGGTGACGGACGCGGTAAGGTGCTCAGCTATGACCCGCGCACGGCGGAATTCACGGTGACGGGCACTGAACGTCTGGTCCAGGTGAAGGTCCTTGGGGATCAGCCCTGGATTGGCGAGTTCCAATTGCCCACGAGTGGCGGCCCCCTCGTGCCAGGAACCTATGCCAACCTGACGTCAAGGGTGAATGAGGCCAACCCCAACGGCACGCAATCGTGGGGACCCGAGCCAGTTCTTCGCAACTGCACCTCACCAACAGGATTCATCAAGATCCTTGATGCCGGCTACAGCGGCGGGCAACTCACGCGCTTGAACCTGGAGTTCGAGCAGCGCTGCACCGCATTGACCGGATCCCTCAAGGGTCGACTGCGCTGGGATGCCAGCGATCGCACCGAACCTCCTGCACCTCCGCCTCCATCGGATGGCCTGTGGAGAGCGCCGGCAAGCAGCGTGCCGTCGGCTGGGAACTATGTCTACCTGGAAGGTGGAACGGGCAAGAACCTGAGCAGCGGTGCCAACTTTCTTTACACGCCTGAGAACGCCTTGATTCGGCTCAGTGCGGCCGGCCGCAATCTGCGCTTCTTGGTGGACGGGGACCTCCATTGGATCGGCGCCTTTTCCGGCATATCACCTCGCAATCAAGTTCAAATCGGGCACTATCCATATCTGCTCGAAGAACAGAGAAACAACCCAGCCAAGGGCGCACTGAAGTGGTACCAGCCCACCACTTCTTGCCCAGACAAGCTGGGAAGCTCCATAAACTCCAGCAACATCGAGGGCTGGGTGGCGGTGGATGCGCTCAAGTACGCAGGAGACCGCTTGCAGTTCATCGAAATGCGATTCGAGCAGCGCTGCGTCCACAGCCCCAACTCGCCAGCGCTGCGCGGACAGGTTCGTTGGACAGCTGCAGATGATCGACTCCCCCCCGCCCCCGCAATTGTTCCGGCTGGCCTGTGGACGCCACCCAGCTCCCAGTTGCCCACCACAGGCTCTTATGCCTACCTGACCAGCGAAGCTGGCGACTGGATCGGCGCTGGTGAAACGACGACGTTGACACCAGCGAACCATACCTTTGAGGTGTTTGAAAGCAACGGCCGAATTGAGGTTCACATCGGCGGCGCTGACGGTTGGCACGGCATCTTCGAAGGGCCTGCCTTCTGGGGCGCACCTCGTGCAGGCTACTACCCGAACCTCTTGAAGTTCACCTATGGGAATCCAGCCAAGGGCGGTCTGAGTTGGTCGTCGCCAGGCCGTGGCTGCCCCAGCAAAGGCTGGTTTGCCATCGATTCCATCAGCTACAGCCACAAGGTGTTGCGATCCTTGGATCTGCGCTTTGAGCATGGCTGCGAGGGATCCGCCGCAGTATCGCGTGGCAAGGTGAACTGGGTCAGCAATGACCCGGTGCTGCAGGCGGGTCGCGTCGATCCTGTTCCTGCTGCGCCGACGCGGCCACCCGCACCCGTTCCGCCCGCCCGCGGAAGCTACATCCTGCTCGAAGGCGGTGATGACGACTATGTGGGCGCCGGCAGGCGCTACCTCTACACGCAGGCCAATGCGCAACTGAAATTCCTCCGCAACAACAGGGAACTGTCGTTCTGGGTGAACGGCGACGATCGGTGGTCAGGGCAATTCTTGGTGCCTGTCAATCAGACGCTGAAGGAAGGCGCTGTTAGATTTGATCGCGTCGCCAGCGCCGCGGTTGAGCCCGATGTTGCGGGTCTGCATTGGAGCGGGGCAGGACGCGGCTGCACCTCTGTGGATCGCGGTTCTTGGTCAGTCGAGGGCCTCAAATGGTCAGGCGAGCAAGTGCTGTCTGCTGACCTGGCGTTTGTCCAGTATTGCGCAGGCGCTCAGTCGCCCCTCAAGGGCTGGATTCATTGGGAGACTCCTGAGCCTATCAAGCCAGACGATCCTGTGTATCCGCCACCGGCCGACCTCTGGCAATTGCCGGAGTCACTGCGCCCCGCGTCCGGCACCTACCTCTTCCTGCACAGCCCTAGCGGCGCCTTCATTGGAGACGGGCAGAACCGAGTGCTGACGCCCGACAACAGCAGCTTCAAGCTTCAACCCTACCTCACAGGCTTCGAGCTTCAAATGCAAGAAGGCTCGCGCTTTTGGATGTTGCGAGCTCTACCGATTGGATCTGGCCCCTTCAAACCCGGTCTGTACGCAGGAGTCTTGGGCTCGACGGATGCCAATCCTGCCCGTGGAGGCTTTGACTTCGGAGGCGACTCAAAAGCCTGCAACAGCCCTCAGGGCTGGTTCGTCATCGACTCAATCAGCTACGCGGGATCAGAGCCAAGCGCCATCGAAATGCGATTCGAAATGAGCTGTGAAATGCGATCCATGCCCGTTCACGGTCAACTCCGCTGGAGGCGTTGA
- a CDS encoding DNA-3-methyladenine glycosylase I: MTPQQTLYLPADGWPRCRWCAAAPGDAVYLEYHDSEWGFPVADDRRLFEKLCLEGFQSGLSWRTILNKREAFRAAFANFEIERMARFGPADVERLLQDAGIVRHRGKIEAVIHNAARARELVAEQGSLARYIWGFEPSHHAEPVPGEIATESDASRALSKDLKKRGWKFVGPTTMYAFLQSMGLINDHAPGCITREKVAAARAKFRSPAGG; the protein is encoded by the coding sequence ATGACCCCGCAACAAACCCTGTATCTGCCGGCCGATGGCTGGCCCCGCTGCCGCTGGTGCGCCGCTGCGCCCGGTGATGCCGTCTATCTGGAGTACCACGACAGCGAGTGGGGCTTTCCTGTCGCCGATGACCGCCGCCTGTTCGAGAAGCTCTGCCTGGAGGGCTTTCAGTCGGGCCTGTCCTGGCGCACCATCCTCAACAAGCGTGAGGCCTTTCGCGCCGCCTTTGCCAACTTCGAGATCGAGCGCATGGCCCGTTTCGGCCCGGCCGATGTCGAGCGTCTGTTGCAGGACGCCGGCATCGTGCGCCACCGCGGCAAGATTGAGGCGGTGATCCATAACGCCGCCCGCGCACGGGAGCTGGTGGCCGAGCAGGGCTCGCTCGCGCGCTACATCTGGGGCTTCGAACCCAGCCACCATGCCGAGCCCGTGCCGGGCGAAATCGCCACCGAGTCCGACGCTTCACGCGCCTTGTCCAAGGACTTGAAAAAACGCGGCTGGAAGTTTGTCGGCCCGACCACCATGTACGCCTTCCTGCAATCCATGGGTCTGATCAACGACCATGCGCCGGGATGCATCACGCGCGAGAAGGTGGCGGCGGCGAGGGCGAAGTTTCGCTCGCCGGCGGGTGGATGA
- a CDS encoding TetR/AcrR family transcriptional regulator produces MAKVSFREQVLQVREDAIVASVNRLLAEKGFDLMTVDEVVADVGIAKASLYKHFSSKEELAAAAMVRVLDLALAEVERLRQQPAAPLEQLRAVARWTMQVQLAGEMPSLPSQNSTLRAALVAHKGYMDRLLRLSDLLGEWIEAGQADGSLRAELPPEVLLYTLFARACDPVLGLLKAAGQYSDAQIIDILLLSCFGGLSTGQEAQAAAATKRVRKA; encoded by the coding sequence ATGGCAAAAGTCTCTTTTCGCGAACAAGTGTTGCAAGTGCGTGAGGACGCCATCGTGGCCTCCGTCAATCGCTTGCTGGCCGAAAAAGGGTTTGACCTGATGACGGTGGACGAGGTGGTGGCCGATGTCGGCATCGCCAAAGCCAGCCTCTACAAGCACTTCTCGTCCAAGGAAGAACTGGCCGCCGCCGCCATGGTGCGCGTGCTGGATCTGGCCCTGGCCGAGGTGGAGCGCCTGCGCCAGCAGCCTGCGGCGCCGTTGGAACAGCTGCGCGCCGTGGCCCGCTGGACCATGCAGGTGCAGCTGGCGGGCGAGATGCCCTCGCTGCCCTCGCAGAACTCGACGCTGCGCGCCGCCCTGGTGGCGCACAAGGGCTATATGGATCGGCTGCTGCGCCTGTCCGACCTGCTGGGCGAGTGGATCGAAGCCGGCCAGGCCGACGGCAGCCTGCGCGCCGAGCTGCCGCCCGAGGTGCTGCTCTACACCTTGTTTGCTCGCGCCTGCGACCCAGTGCTGGGCCTGCTCAAGGCCGCCGGCCAGTACAGCGACGCGCAGATCATCGACATCCTGCTGCTCAGCTGCTTCGGCGGCCTGTCCACCGGGCAGGAAGCGCAAGCGGCTGCCGCCACCAAGCGGGTGCGCAAGGCCTGA